The Verrucomicrobiia bacterium genome includes a window with the following:
- a CDS encoding AbrB/MazE/SpoVT family DNA-binding domain-containing protein, translated as MTSTVTSKGQTVVPKALRERFNIKPGATLDWKEDGQSLRVVKLEPCKSGNFIESLRRLGRVPAAARDKRPVKPAESGRL; from the coding sequence ATGACGAGCACAGTCACCAGCAAAGGCCAAACCGTAGTGCCAAAGGCGCTTCGCGAACGATTCAATATCAAACCTGGAGCGACATTGGACTGGAAGGAAGACGGCCAATCATTACGCGTCGTCAAACTGGAACCTTGCAAGTCGGGAAATTTTATCGAAAGCTTGCGGCGATTGGGCCGCGTTCCGGCTGCCGCACGCGACAAACGCCCGGTTAAACCGGCTGAGTCAGGCAGACTGTAA
- a CDS encoding DUF5615 family PIN-like protein has translation MDAHLPPGLCVMLQAAGHDAIHTSQLPAQNRTADKVLNALSLNEQRIVITKDTDFYYSHLLQEKPWKLLLVRTGNIRSRELKSLFERHLREIIAALEENSLVEVDRQTVRVVL, from the coding sequence GTGGATGCACATCTACCGCCGGGATTGTGCGTCATGTTGCAAGCGGCGGGACACGATGCCATCCATACTTCGCAACTGCCCGCCCAAAATCGCACGGCGGATAAGGTCTTAAATGCGCTTTCTCTGAACGAACAGCGCATCGTCATTACCAAGGACACGGATTTTTACTATTCGCATCTTTTACAGGAAAAGCCCTGGAAACTATTGCTTGTGCGAACTGGCAATATCCGCTCACGCGAACTCAAGTCGCTGTTTGAACGGCATTTACGGGAGATCATTGCCGCGCTTGAGGAAAATTCACTCGTTGAGGTGGATCGGCAAACGGTGCGGGTTGTATTGTGA
- a CDS encoding DUF433 domain-containing protein, with product MSSAELLSRITINPEICHGKPCVRGLRYPVESILEYLAGGDSVEDLLAEYPDLEREDLQACLEFAAQSLRLKSRHLALT from the coding sequence ATGTCGAGCGCTGAATTATTGTCGCGAATCACAATCAATCCGGAGATCTGCCACGGCAAACCTTGTGTGCGTGGATTGCGCTATCCGGTGGAGTCCATACTGGAATATTTGGCAGGAGGTGATTCGGTTGAAGATTTGTTGGCGGAATATCCCGACCTTGAGCGCGAGGATTTGCAGGCGTGCCTAGAGTTTGCCGCGCAATCGCTCAGGCTCAAAAGCCGTCATTTGGCGTTGACATGA
- the der gene encoding ribosome biogenesis GTPase Der yields MSGLIAIVGRPNVGKSALFNRIVGKRIAIVHDEPGVTRDRVSAEAEWGGRAFTMVDTGGIGLLRREKAMDVITKAALDQVELAIESASVIILVVNVQEGIVPLDNEVAMRLRKSGKTVLVAANKVDTYRTEAAAFEFSRLGFEKIFPVSAIHGEGIHALMNAALALLPREEVVEKPAVVEGEEVPPLENKIKGPIKLAIVGRPNVGKSSIINSLTHSERVIVSPIAGTTRDSVDVPFEVETDGVRQSYVLIDTAGMRKSRRVDNSIEFFSVNRAEESIVRSDICVLVLDAEAGITEQDKKVADRIVEARKACIVVVNKWDLVEEQVRKAREEEIERRQAKDRSRDERRKKHMTTLGEFGDWVQQHLFFLDYAPVIFTSAHSGFNLDRLLEAVRYVAAQLTQKIPTALLNRALNDAVERRQPVSAAGHRLKFFYATQVRQAPPTFLLFVNREELFSDAYKKYLGDQMRVAFGYEGCPVILVPKSRPKTVEPKRRNPPKVGPKDTRGLRRAKK; encoded by the coding sequence ATGTCTGGTCTTATTGCCATAGTGGGTCGTCCGAATGTCGGGAAGTCGGCGTTGTTTAATCGCATCGTGGGCAAGCGCATCGCCATCGTGCATGACGAGCCCGGGGTGACGCGCGACCGCGTGAGCGCCGAGGCGGAATGGGGTGGCCGCGCTTTCACGATGGTGGACACGGGCGGCATCGGCTTGCTGCGGCGCGAAAAAGCGATGGATGTGATCACCAAGGCTGCGCTCGACCAGGTGGAACTGGCGATTGAATCGGCAAGCGTCATCATTCTCGTGGTAAATGTGCAGGAGGGCATCGTGCCGCTCGATAATGAAGTGGCGATGCGTTTGCGCAAGTCGGGCAAGACTGTGCTCGTGGCGGCGAATAAAGTGGATACATATCGCACTGAGGCGGCGGCGTTTGAATTTTCGCGACTTGGTTTTGAAAAGATTTTTCCGGTGAGCGCGATTCATGGCGAAGGAATCCACGCGTTGATGAATGCGGCGCTGGCTTTGTTGCCGCGCGAAGAAGTGGTGGAAAAACCCGCAGTGGTGGAAGGCGAAGAAGTTCCGCCGTTGGAGAACAAGATCAAAGGGCCGATCAAGCTGGCGATTGTCGGGCGACCGAATGTCGGCAAGTCTTCGATCATCAATTCTCTCACGCATTCGGAGCGCGTCATTGTAAGTCCCATCGCGGGCACGACGCGCGACTCGGTGGATGTGCCGTTCGAGGTAGAGACGGATGGCGTGCGGCAATCGTATGTCTTGATTGACACGGCGGGGATGCGCAAATCGCGGCGGGTGGATAATTCGATCGAATTTTTCAGCGTGAATCGCGCGGAGGAATCCATCGTGCGCAGCGATATTTGCGTGCTGGTGCTGGACGCGGAAGCGGGCATCACCGAGCAGGATAAAAAAGTGGCGGACCGAATCGTGGAGGCACGCAAGGCGTGTATCGTGGTGGTAAACAAATGGGACCTCGTCGAGGAACAGGTGCGGAAGGCGCGTGAGGAGGAGATCGAACGCCGGCAGGCGAAAGATCGCAGCCGCGATGAGCGTCGTAAAAAACACATGACCACGCTGGGCGAATTCGGCGACTGGGTGCAGCAGCATCTTTTCTTCCTGGATTATGCGCCGGTCATTTTTACTTCCGCGCACTCGGGCTTCAATTTGGATCGCCTGCTTGAAGCGGTGCGATATGTCGCGGCGCAGTTGACGCAGAAAATCCCAACGGCGCTTTTGAATCGCGCGCTCAACGACGCGGTGGAACGACGCCAACCGGTCAGTGCGGCGGGGCATCGTTTGAAATTTTTCTACGCCACGCAGGTGCGGCAGGCGCCGCCGACGTTTTTGCTGTTCGTGAATCGCGAGGAATTGTTTTCGGACGCGTATAAAAAATATTTAGGCGACCAGATGCGCGTGGCGTTCGGTTACGAAGGTTGTCCGGTAATTCTGGTGCCGAAGTCGCGGCCTAAAACGGTTGAACCGAAGCGGCGCAATCCGCCAAAGGTGGGGCCGAAGGATACGCGAGGGCTGCGAAGGGCGAAGAAGTGA